A part of Thermococcus sp. LS1 genomic DNA contains:
- a CDS encoding type II secretion system F family protein gives MSIVKAFTDFLERLGGKTIEVTEKPLRRIPKGKSVQERLRALKELQKEIEMEKTEVKKEREIEELLEWRKQEIQKPFSERLAETMLRYFRGPIGSLTNSFKGLDQDLYRASILMPTDKYVALMLSVAIFSGIFGFLFAYLIYMPIDTSILIGILGFIGGFIYMRQYPKMVWKRRVVDVERAMPYALRHMAALLSAGVGISEAILSVARADYGVISEEFELILRDMRTGSSFEEALTKFDEKMGSENVSRVVKQILRAVKFGGNLSEVLYKLAEDFAFEYRMKLIEYVQRVNGIAFIYMFMTIVMPTMFVVGILAGSVMAQALIMPPETLAIILWFAFPALSFIIVNMIKKGEPR, from the coding sequence GTGAGCATCGTTAAGGCATTCACAGACTTTTTGGAGCGACTAGGTGGAAAAACCATTGAGGTAACTGAAAAGCCCCTTAGGAGAATTCCGAAAGGTAAGAGCGTCCAAGAAAGGCTGAGGGCCCTTAAGGAGCTCCAGAAAGAGATCGAAATGGAAAAGACAGAAGTGAAGAAGGAGAGAGAGATAGAAGAACTTCTCGAATGGAGAAAGCAGGAGATTCAGAAGCCCTTCTCAGAGAGGCTCGCTGAAACAATGCTCCGCTATTTTAGAGGCCCAATAGGGTCGCTCACAAACTCCTTTAAAGGTCTCGATCAGGATCTATACAGGGCCAGCATTTTGATGCCCACGGATAAGTACGTTGCCCTCATGCTTAGTGTTGCAATATTCTCAGGTATCTTTGGGTTCCTTTTTGCGTACCTTATTTACATGCCAATAGATACGTCCATTCTAATTGGCATTCTTGGTTTCATTGGTGGCTTCATATACATGAGGCAGTACCCTAAAATGGTGTGGAAACGCAGGGTCGTCGATGTTGAGAGAGCGATGCCGTATGCGCTCAGACACATGGCCGCACTCCTAAGCGCGGGAGTTGGTATATCCGAGGCAATACTATCAGTTGCACGTGCCGATTATGGTGTCATCTCCGAGGAGTTTGAGCTTATACTCAGAGACATGAGGACAGGTTCCTCCTTTGAAGAGGCCCTAACGAAGTTCGACGAGAAGATGGGTTCAGAAAATGTGAGCAGGGTTGTTAAGCAGATCCTTAGAGCTGTGAAGTTTGGTGGAAACCTCTCGGAAGTTCTCTACAAGCTGGCAGAAGATTTTGCCTTTGAATACAGGATGAAGCTGATAGAGTACGTCCAGAGGGTCAATGGTATAGCTTTCATTTACATGTTTATGACCATAGTCATGCCGACGATGTTCGTCGTCGGAATCCTGGCTGGGTCAGTAATGGCGCAGGCGCTCATAATGCCACCGGAGACCTTGGCGATAATACTCTGGTTTGCATTCCCGGCGCTGTCTTTCATCATAGTCAACATGATTAAGAAGGGAGAGCCGAGGTGA
- a CDS encoding type II secretion system F family protein — translation MPKGLSSLSTRLVERLLPEKWLKRYEVFIYSAGINFLATEYLVVSFLMGLIGALVVGLFLTGLYAIAAFLALFLGMAFGYPYWKINKRIEEMEKMLPDAFFYLASSLRAGISFSEALEELTTAKFGALTEEFKKTVAEIKKGRSTVEALKAFAIRNRKSTVIYRSMMIIIEAIERGAPMSDILVFVGNDVREILRIKQERKASTGMQVMFFIITSGVIGPLILGIVSQVMGAMSTGEITFPIDTIKTILLGFVVLQAIVSGLGIGVIREGKFSAGLKYSLLLVVMGVVVFKGASSFQLGGL, via the coding sequence ATGCCCAAGGGACTGTCATCACTTTCAACACGGCTTGTTGAACGGCTCCTTCCAGAGAAGTGGTTGAAGCGCTATGAAGTTTTCATATACTCCGCTGGAATAAACTTCCTGGCTACCGAGTATCTCGTTGTGTCTTTCCTTATGGGACTAATTGGAGCCCTCGTGGTTGGCCTATTCCTTACTGGGCTCTATGCAATCGCTGCGTTCTTGGCGCTGTTCCTTGGGATGGCCTTTGGCTATCCCTACTGGAAAATAAACAAGCGCATTGAGGAAATGGAGAAGATGCTTCCAGATGCATTCTTCTATCTGGCGAGCTCCCTCAGGGCGGGCATATCCTTCTCTGAGGCACTTGAGGAGCTCACCACAGCCAAGTTTGGTGCATTGACAGAAGAGTTCAAGAAAACTGTCGCTGAGATAAAGAAGGGCCGTTCAACTGTCGAAGCCCTCAAAGCATTTGCCATAAGGAACAGGAAGTCCACTGTTATCTACAGATCCATGATGATTATCATCGAGGCCATTGAAAGGGGCGCCCCTATGAGCGATATCCTTGTCTTCGTTGGAAACGACGTCAGGGAGATACTCAGAATCAAACAGGAGCGTAAGGCCTCAACGGGCATGCAGGTGATGTTCTTTATAATAACAAGCGGTGTCATCGGACCGCTTATCCTTGGGATAGTATCTCAGGTCATGGGAGCTATGAGCACTGGAGAAATCACATTCCCAATAGACACTATAAAAACGATACTGCTAGGCTTCGTTGTCCTTCAGGCAATAGTCTCTGGCCTTGGAATTGGGGTTATAAGAGAAGGAAAGTTCTCAGCAGGCCTTAAATACAGCCTGCTGCTCGTGGTCATGGGTGTTGTGGTCTTCAAGGGAGCTTCAAGCTTCCAGCTCGGAGGCCTCTGA
- a CDS encoding peptidylprolyl isomerase, translating into MKVEVGDFVVFNYIGRFEDGEIFDTSYEDIAKENEIYVEEREYGPLGVNVGVGEIIPGLDEALIGMEIGEKKTITIPPEKGYGMPNPELIIEVPIADFSSAGIEPIEGMYVMTDSGIARIAKVGSENVTLDFNHPLAGKTLVFEVEIVDIQKVKESEASELEA; encoded by the coding sequence ATGAAAGTAGAAGTTGGAGATTTTGTGGTGTTCAACTACATCGGAAGATTTGAAGATGGAGAAATTTTTGACACGAGTTACGAGGATATCGCAAAGGAGAACGAGATATACGTGGAGGAGAGGGAATACGGGCCCCTCGGAGTTAACGTTGGCGTTGGTGAGATAATACCCGGCCTTGACGAGGCGCTTATCGGAATGGAGATTGGTGAGAAGAAGACCATCACAATACCACCCGAAAAGGGCTATGGCATGCCAAACCCTGAACTCATCATTGAGGTGCCCATAGCCGACTTCTCAAGCGCTGGCATAGAGCCCATCGAGGGCATGTACGTAATGACCGACTCAGGAATAGCCAGGATAGCAAAGGTTGGATCGGAGAACGTTACCCTTGACTTCAACCACCCGCTCGCAGGCAAGACCCTTGTCTTTGAGGTCGAGATAGTGGACATACAAAAGGTTAAAGAATCAGAGGCCTCCGAGCTGGAAGCTTGA
- a CDS encoding DUF2118 family protein, giving the protein MEKMPKLYVEVPKEGCIENNKASRDCLIIMNNVEVWLRKGESIPEFIDVEKARFLAKEVYDRFYLYVDRLEGRMEVDAVLVLPDGRTRIYLRKGDELLLLPVEGYTKTLIANVGNRVRTGDVFAAVTTKKGEVHYLKPPKTGTVVFIDEITNRPHYVYYILPEE; this is encoded by the coding sequence ATGGAGAAGATGCCAAAGCTTTACGTTGAAGTCCCCAAGGAGGGGTGTATCGAAAACAACAAGGCTTCAAGGGACTGTCTCATCATCATGAACAACGTTGAGGTATGGCTGAGGAAGGGCGAGAGCATTCCAGAGTTCATCGACGTCGAGAAAGCCAGGTTCCTCGCCAAAGAAGTCTACGACAGGTTCTACCTTTACGTGGACAGGCTCGAGGGCAGGATGGAGGTGGATGCCGTCCTTGTGCTCCCAGACGGGAGGACAAGAATATACCTAAGGAAGGGCGACGAGCTTCTCCTCCTCCCGGTCGAGGGCTACACTAAGACCCTCATAGCCAACGTGGGCAACCGCGTCAGAACCGGCGACGTCTTCGCAGCGGTAACGACAAAGAAGGGCGAAGTCCACTACCTTAAGCCTCCTAAGACAGGAACGGTTGTCTTCATTGACGAAATAACCAACAGACCGCACTACGTCTACTACATTCTGCCTGAAGAGTAG
- a CDS encoding DUF4129 domain-containing protein has product MSTRVKFLALFGLLFSLMTFMLNYSSATSEISRGSEAQWSGVLGVVLAFLMLVFAIEVVLSWKDPFAVFKSGPGKPFIYYVVWALAGIGTLVIGRYIKEISRIRIPVNNTTTLNGSAAPPAPIYYNNTTTLTPARESLSSQYVLYLVLIAGITVFVYTTVLIYRDALKKRERKEMKLRAELFDKKLDELGLDMFSDPREAVVGIYKNAVLWLEVLGIPYRESWTHWEHAERVRYMHDAFVELTRLFEKAKYAPEKVTWDDAKRALDVYRKMRGGLREAQ; this is encoded by the coding sequence ATGTCCACCAGGGTAAAATTTCTAGCCCTCTTTGGACTGCTATTTTCATTGATGACCTTCATGCTTAACTACAGCTCGGCCACTTCGGAAATTTCTCGGGGTAGTGAAGCTCAGTGGTCGGGTGTTTTGGGGGTTGTTCTTGCGTTTTTGATGTTGGTATTCGCGATTGAAGTCGTCCTGAGCTGGAAGGATCCATTCGCTGTTTTTAAGAGTGGTCCTGGAAAGCCCTTTATCTACTACGTAGTCTGGGCACTGGCCGGGATAGGGACTCTGGTTATCGGCAGATACATCAAGGAGATATCCAGGATCAGGATTCCAGTGAACAACACGACCACCCTCAATGGCTCGGCTGCCCCACCTGCCCCCATCTATTACAACAACACTACCACACTCACACCTGCTAGGGAGTCCCTCTCCTCTCAGTACGTCCTCTACCTCGTGCTCATTGCAGGGATCACTGTTTTTGTCTACACAACTGTGCTCATTTATAGGGATGCTCTCAAGAAGAGGGAGAGAAAAGAGATGAAGCTCAGGGCAGAGCTGTTCGATAAAAAGCTCGACGAACTCGGCCTTGACATGTTCAGCGACCCGAGGGAGGCTGTTGTTGGCATATACAAGAACGCCGTCCTCTGGCTTGAGGTTCTGGGTATTCCTTACAGGGAGAGCTGGACTCACTGGGAGCACGCCGAGCGCGTTAGGTACATGCACGACGCCTTCGTCGAGCTCACGAGACTCTTCGAAAAGGCCAAGTACGCTCCGGAGAAGGTAACCTGGGACGATGCAAAAAGAGCGCTTGATGTTTACAGGAAGATGAGGGGTGGGCTGCGTGAGGCTCAATAA
- a CDS encoding MoxR family ATPase, with translation MKVEEVSLKGNLVLEEVKKAIVGKDEVLKLILTTILADGHILLEDLPGLAKTLMAKSFAKALGVEFKRVQFTPDLLPSDILGVSVFNQKTLEFEFKKGPIFTNILLADEINRAPPKTQSALLEAMQERQVTVEGKTYELPKPFIVIATQNPIEQEGTYPLPEAQLDRFLVRLRVGYPSRGEEIEILRRRMARKKEEVDINSILTPEEVVEMQRAIEDVYVSDAILEYITDIVIATREDRKEIEVGASPRGSLALLKLSRAYAALEGRDYVIPDDVKAIAVPALSHRLILKRELWYTKVSQESIMEKLLERVPVPKFE, from the coding sequence ATGAAGGTAGAAGAGGTAAGCCTGAAGGGTAATCTGGTCTTGGAAGAGGTCAAGAAGGCCATAGTAGGAAAGGACGAGGTGCTCAAGTTAATCCTGACGACAATCTTAGCCGATGGCCACATACTGCTTGAGGATCTTCCGGGTCTCGCAAAGACCTTGATGGCGAAGAGCTTCGCCAAGGCTTTGGGTGTTGAATTCAAGCGCGTCCAGTTTACTCCAGATCTGCTTCCGAGTGACATTCTTGGCGTGAGCGTCTTCAACCAGAAAACGCTCGAGTTCGAGTTCAAGAAGGGGCCGATATTCACCAACATCCTCCTCGCTGACGAGATAAACCGTGCCCCTCCGAAGACCCAGAGTGCACTCCTCGAGGCGATGCAGGAGAGACAGGTTACAGTGGAGGGTAAGACCTACGAGCTGCCCAAGCCCTTTATAGTTATAGCCACCCAGAACCCGATAGAGCAGGAGGGAACCTACCCGCTTCCGGAGGCCCAGCTCGACAGGTTCTTGGTCAGGCTCCGCGTTGGCTACCCTAGCAGGGGGGAGGAAATAGAGATACTCCGCAGGAGGATGGCCAGAAAGAAGGAGGAGGTAGACATAAACTCCATCCTTACTCCCGAGGAAGTCGTGGAGATGCAGAGGGCAATCGAGGATGTCTACGTCAGCGACGCCATCCTTGAGTACATAACGGACATCGTCATCGCCACCCGGGAGGACAGAAAGGAGATAGAGGTCGGTGCCTCTCCGAGGGGAAGTCTCGCCCTCCTCAAGCTCTCCCGCGCCTATGCCGCACTCGAGGGCAGAGACTACGTGATTCCCGACGATGTTAAAGCGATAGCCGTTCCTGCCCTGAGCCACAGGCTCATCCTCAAGCGCGAGCTCTGGTACACCAAGGTCAGCCAGGAGAGCATCATGGAGAAACTCCTTGAGCGCGTTCCCGTTCCCAAGTTCGAGTGA
- a CDS encoding DUF58 domain-containing protein: MMPTEKAEEILIALWLIVLFAFLLLRWEMVYLVLPILWLLFIAVFFFKPSLNVEIERIIPHDRFLEGTEVEIRLRIKSHERIPSLKLVEDIPPGLELVEGSREHVLSLKKGEERTLRYKVRIKRGIHEFNWVELSYRDPFGFFKVDKKIELYTEIVGVPIIEDVPTPYSTRGTKITVGPLPSPRVGEGVEFHAIREYQPGDPLKIINWKATARTGKIMANEYESERKVDVVFIVDSSYTGELVFDYLVRAAASLMLDALNNGTSFGLLLAEEVPLWIRADYGKRHFFKCVDFLSTAKPDKNNLIAYQVEHLIKSRFPARAQLLYFSPLLTEESREALKTMARYGYNVVVISPDPYTALEPKSREEELALKLLSLQRKAMLRKMAAYGIIIDWDVRKPLKSAIAEVMGV; encoded by the coding sequence ATGATGCCCACCGAGAAAGCCGAGGAGATACTGATAGCCCTTTGGCTCATCGTCCTCTTTGCCTTTCTCTTGCTCCGCTGGGAGATGGTTTACCTCGTTCTTCCAATTCTCTGGCTGCTCTTCATAGCCGTTTTCTTCTTCAAGCCCAGCCTGAACGTTGAGATAGAGCGTATCATTCCCCATGATCGCTTTCTAGAGGGCACCGAAGTCGAGATCCGGCTCAGGATAAAGTCCCATGAGAGGATCCCGAGCCTTAAGCTTGTGGAGGACATACCGCCCGGCCTTGAGCTTGTCGAAGGGAGCAGGGAGCACGTGCTCTCCCTAAAGAAGGGCGAGGAGAGAACGCTTAGATATAAGGTCCGTATAAAGCGCGGAATCCACGAGTTCAACTGGGTCGAGCTCAGCTACCGTGACCCCTTTGGCTTCTTCAAGGTTGATAAGAAGATTGAGCTCTACACGGAAATCGTTGGCGTCCCCATAATCGAGGACGTCCCCACCCCATACTCCACCAGGGGAACTAAAATAACCGTTGGCCCGCTCCCCTCACCGAGGGTCGGTGAGGGCGTTGAGTTCCACGCAATAAGGGAGTACCAGCCTGGCGATCCGCTCAAGATAATAAACTGGAAGGCCACCGCAAGGACTGGGAAGATAATGGCCAACGAGTACGAGAGCGAGAGGAAGGTGGACGTCGTCTTCATCGTCGATTCCTCCTACACGGGAGAGCTCGTCTTTGACTATCTCGTCCGCGCTGCTGCCTCGCTCATGCTCGACGCCCTTAACAACGGCACGAGCTTCGGTTTGCTACTGGCTGAAGAAGTTCCCCTCTGGATCAGGGCGGACTACGGAAAGAGGCACTTCTTCAAGTGCGTTGACTTTCTCAGCACGGCAAAGCCGGACAAGAACAACCTGATTGCCTACCAGGTTGAGCATCTCATAAAGTCCCGCTTCCCGGCGAGGGCTCAGCTGCTATACTTCTCGCCCCTTCTGACGGAAGAGAGCAGGGAGGCGCTTAAAACCATGGCGAGGTACGGCTACAACGTCGTTGTCATAAGTCCCGACCCATACACGGCCCTCGAGCCAAAGAGTAGGGAAGAGGAGCTCGCATTGAAGCTTCTCAGCCTTCAGAGAAAGGCCATGCTGAGGAAGATGGCAGCCTATGGAATAATAATCGACTGGGATGTCAGGAAGCCCCTCAAGTCAGCGATAGCAGAGGTGATGGGTGTATGA
- a CDS encoding carbohydrate kinase family protein gives MRMDLVVLGHVSIDHLRFPGKEEILLPGGAATAVATSAALAGAKVGLVTKVGKDFPKEWLEKLSLILDVRGVQVLPGRTIHIYMIYHEDGSVDAPVDMGVAQAMGETPIPEEYLKAELFHIAPIPPEEQLKAIKRLEGKRISLDFNPTYMEDYERKTELMKEIVSRVEVIFPNEREALTITKAKTAEEAARILHDWGAKLVVITRSERGVLIYDGTFKEFPALPISPEEIVDPTGAGDAFAGGFLAGYSKGAPLEECVRTGLERAREILKKMGSWSIEV, from the coding sequence ACCTCGTCGTGCTCGGTCATGTCTCAATAGATCATCTCAGGTTTCCAGGCAAGGAGGAGATACTCCTTCCAGGAGGAGCCGCAACGGCAGTGGCGACTTCCGCGGCCCTAGCAGGGGCTAAGGTGGGCCTCGTTACCAAGGTGGGGAAGGATTTCCCGAAGGAGTGGCTGGAGAAGCTCTCATTGATCCTCGACGTTAGAGGCGTTCAGGTTCTCCCTGGAAGGACGATACACATCTACATGATATACCACGAGGATGGAAGCGTGGATGCACCCGTTGACATGGGAGTTGCCCAGGCCATGGGGGAAACGCCCATTCCCGAGGAATACCTCAAAGCCGAACTCTTCCACATAGCCCCCATTCCCCCAGAGGAGCAGCTGAAAGCCATCAAAAGGCTCGAAGGGAAAAGGATAAGTCTCGACTTCAACCCGACCTACATGGAAGACTACGAGAGGAAAACCGAACTTATGAAGGAGATAGTCTCGCGCGTTGAGGTTATCTTCCCCAACGAGAGGGAGGCGTTAACGATAACGAAAGCCAAGACCGCGGAGGAAGCCGCGAGGATTCTCCACGACTGGGGCGCGAAGCTGGTGGTCATCACAAGGAGCGAGAGGGGAGTTTTAATCTACGACGGAACCTTCAAAGAGTTCCCGGCACTCCCAATAAGCCCCGAGGAGATCGTGGATCCGACCGGGGCTGGAGATGCATTCGCGGGCGGCTTCCTGGCGGGATACTCGAAGGGAGCACCGCTCGAGGAGTGTGTTAGAACAGGTCTCGAGAGAGCCCGCGAGATCCTCAAAAAGATGGGGAGCTGGAGCATAGAGGTTTAG